AGCGCACATGGTAATGATTGGCGGTCACAGCATCGAAGCGCTTCTGTGTGCCGGCTGTGCCCAGCTTCTGTACCATTCCGCACTCGGAGAGTATCTCAAGGTTACGATAAACCGTCCCCAGGCTGATCTTGGGGAGCCTCTTGCGAACCACCTCATAAAGCTCGTGAGCCGTCGGATGCGTACGGAGCTTCTCGAGTTCCGCGAGCATGATGCGGCGTTGCCGGGTCGTTCGGACTTGGCTTTGGGCTTCGGGTTCAGATGTCATTAGTAATAGTAACCATTACTAAACTAAATATACGGCCAAATTTCGCCTGTCAAGTCTTTTGAAAAATTAGAAGGGCTTTCTTGTTGTGAGCCTTACGGATCGGAAAAGTTCCTGGAATTCTCTTACGGGAGCAGCGGAGACCGTGGTGCGGGATCGGACTGGGCCGGAAGCCATCATGGAGGGTGCCGGCCCCATCAAGAAAACAGGTGGCCTTTGTGCCGATCCCAAAATATGCTAGTTGCCGAACCGATGTCTGAAATTAGGGTCTTTTCGCCGGCCGCTCACCCGCGATTTCTTCTCAGTCACCGAACAAGGACACAAATTTGAAGTTCAAAGAATCGAACAGCCCTTGATCGGTCAGCTTTAATTCAGGGATGGGGGTGAGGGCCATAAAAGACAGCGTCGCGAAAGGGTTTTCCAGGGTGCAGCCCATTTCGTGAGCGCAGCGGACTACCTCTTCCAGCTTGTCACGAACCTCTTCGATGGGTTTGTCCGACATCAGCCCCGCGATTGGCAGGGGGAGCCGTGCCAGGACGTGGCCATTGTCGACGGCCGTCATGCCGCCT
This sequence is a window from Desulfomonile tiedjei. Protein-coding genes within it:
- a CDS encoding transcriptional repressor, with translation MTSEPEAQSQVRTTRQRRIMLAELEKLRTHPTAHELYEVVRKRLPKISLGTVYRNLEILSECGMVQKLGTAGTQKRFDAVTANHYHVRCTKCGRVADVPVALISEIDKIAAEASDFEIFWHHLEFGGLCPGCKGGSRRRQLRKK